From the Bacteroidales bacterium genome, one window contains:
- a CDS encoding tetratricopeptide repeat protein, with protein MVMACSPKKNTKATRFYHGLTTRFNVYFNGNESYKESLKNMQKDFNDDFTSLVHIHPVSAYSNEKEQKPSGDFKIPIDKGKKAIQLHSIKKKPKRDPKKASDPKYKAFLNREEFNPYIHNAWFMIARSQFYQGEFLEAASTFNYIIQHFPWLEDLVKESKIWLMRCYTELGWMYEAEDVKHKISLDSIPSKMEGELSMVTAQFHINKGEYSEAIPFLKKSIDAQKDKYQKVRQTFLLAQLYQKTEQNNLAYDTYSKVISMNPVYRTEFNARIKQTEVMSNQDTSKVIKGLKKMTKASRNKEYLDQIYYAIGNIHLSAGDTLKAIDYYIKANSESTRNGIEKAMNQITLGNIYFSQRKYTKAQPCYAEGVPLVSEDFPNYTTLVKRSEVLDDLVVHSSTVELQDSLRYVASLPEEEIMKLIEKKIEEVKEQERLLAEEMARQEHLANQSAMNSAFGQSSLGGAQAPTGPAMQIGGKSSSWYFYNKATIATGKTDFQKKWGKRKLEDNWRRINKAAFSMSDFEEYDYGAEEEAELLADSLAQVEAVADSLGAPVTDTKDPQYYLQQLPRTPEDIALSDELIIDGLFNMGVILKNDLEDFEAAMSIFDRLMTQYPDNEYMLETYYNIYLMNMIQRDKLTAEEYRQKILTEFPESKYAQAMKDANYLENIKNMEVEQDSLYRTIYETFIAGDNSGVHTQYNTFTEKYPLSKLMPKFMLVNSLAYVNEGDIDNFKDAMKQLLQNYPEEDVAPLATAMLKGVAEGREVVSGTGQQDIFKIRLGAGGVVNDSIADKKELPPFVWDKEAPHQMLMVFSADSIDANQILFIVARYNFTNFYIKDFDLAISTTDGVGMLQIKGFDNLRELMLYRRKIESSELIELPEGVRIVMISDENYNILMQGNTFENYFNFWETSMAADAELENSSKL; from the coding sequence ATGGTAATGGCGTGTTCTCCAAAAAAGAACACAAAGGCTACGCGTTTTTACCACGGCTTAACAACGCGATTTAACGTCTATTTTAACGGTAATGAGAGTTATAAAGAGTCGTTGAAGAATATGCAGAAAGATTTTAACGATGACTTCACCTCATTGGTACACATACACCCCGTAAGTGCCTATTCAAACGAGAAGGAACAGAAACCATCGGGAGATTTTAAAATACCTATTGATAAAGGAAAAAAAGCGATACAACTGCACTCAATAAAGAAGAAACCAAAGCGTGATCCAAAGAAAGCGTCCGATCCAAAATATAAAGCATTCTTAAACCGCGAGGAGTTTAATCCCTATATACACAATGCGTGGTTTATGATAGCAAGGTCGCAATTTTATCAAGGTGAATTTCTTGAGGCAGCATCAACATTCAACTATATAATACAACACTTCCCGTGGTTAGAGGATTTGGTAAAAGAGTCAAAGATATGGCTTATGCGATGCTATACCGAGTTAGGGTGGATGTATGAAGCAGAGGATGTAAAACACAAAATATCACTCGACTCCATACCCTCAAAAATGGAGGGAGAGTTATCAATGGTAACTGCTCAGTTTCATATAAACAAAGGAGAGTATAGTGAGGCAATACCATTCCTGAAAAAATCGATAGATGCACAAAAAGATAAATATCAAAAGGTGCGTCAAACGTTCCTCTTGGCCCAGTTGTACCAAAAAACCGAGCAGAACAATTTGGCATACGATACCTATTCAAAGGTAATATCAATGAATCCTGTATATCGTACCGAATTTAATGCACGTATTAAGCAGACAGAGGTGATGTCAAATCAAGATACCTCAAAGGTTATAAAGGGGTTGAAGAAGATGACAAAGGCATCACGAAACAAAGAGTATCTTGACCAAATATACTATGCCATTGGAAACATCCACCTATCGGCAGGAGATACACTTAAAGCAATTGACTATTACATTAAAGCAAATAGTGAGAGTACCCGCAATGGTATAGAGAAGGCAATGAATCAGATAACATTGGGTAACATATACTTCTCACAACGCAAGTACACCAAAGCTCAACCCTGTTATGCCGAAGGTGTGCCACTGGTAAGCGAAGATTTTCCCAACTATACAACTCTTGTAAAACGCTCTGAAGTGTTGGATGATTTGGTGGTACACTCATCAACAGTAGAGTTGCAAGATAGCCTAAGGTATGTAGCTTCACTTCCTGAGGAGGAGATAATGAAACTTATTGAAAAGAAGATTGAGGAGGTAAAAGAGCAAGAACGACTATTGGCAGAGGAGATGGCTCGACAGGAGCATTTGGCAAATCAATCGGCAATGAACTCTGCCTTTGGACAATCATCATTGGGAGGAGCACAAGCACCAACTGGTCCAGCAATGCAGATAGGAGGAAAGAGTTCAAGCTGGTATTTCTACAACAAGGCAACCATTGCAACAGGTAAAACCGACTTCCAAAAGAAGTGGGGTAAACGTAAATTGGAAGATAACTGGCGAAGAATAAATAAAGCGGCATTCTCAATGTCTGATTTTGAGGAGTACGATTATGGAGCAGAGGAGGAGGCAGAACTACTTGCCGACTCATTGGCTCAGGTTGAGGCAGTGGCCGATTCGTTAGGTGCTCCAGTAACCGATACAAAAGATCCTCAATACTATCTCCAACAGTTGCCACGAACACCGGAGGATATTGCTCTATCGGATGAACTAATAATTGACGGACTCTTTAATATGGGAGTAATCCTTAAAAATGATTTAGAGGACTTTGAGGCGGCGATGAGTATCTTTGATAGATTAATGACTCAATATCCCGATAATGAATATATGTTAGAGACATACTATAACATATATTTGATGAATATGATTCAAAGGGATAAACTCACAGCCGAGGAGTATCGACAAAAGATATTAACCGAGTTTCCTGAAAGCAAATATGCACAAGCAATGAAAGATGCAAACTATCTCGAAAATATAAAGAATATGGAGGTAGAACAAGACTCGCTATATCGCACTATATACGAAACATTCATTGCCGGGGATAATAGCGGAGTTCATACCCAATACAACACTTTTACAGAGAAATATCCTCTCTCAAAACTGATGCCTAAATTTATGTTGGTAAATTCGTTGGCTTATGTGAACGAGGGAGATATAGATAACTTTAAGGATGCAATGAAACAGTTGCTTCAGAACTATCCCGAGGAGGATGTTGCTCCACTTGCAACAGCAATGTTAAAAGGAGTGGCAGAAGGTCGCGAAGTGGTTTCAGGAACAGGTCAACAAGATATATTTAAAATCAGATTAGGTGCAGGAGGAGTAGTAAACGATTCAATAGCAGATAAAAAAGAGTTGCCTCCATTTGTATGGGATAAAGAGGCTCCGCATCAAATGTTGATGGTCTTCTCTGCCGATAGTATTGATGCAAATCAGATATTGTTTATAGTAGCACGATACAACTTCACAAACTTCTATATAAAAGACTTTGACCTCGCTATATCAACAACCGATGGAGTGGGAATGTTACAAATAAAAGGGTTTGATAATTTGAGGGAGTTGATGCTATATCGTAGAAAAATTGAGAGTTCAGAGTTGATAGAGTTACCCGAAGGTGTAAGAATTGTGATGATAAGTGATGAGAATTACAACATTCTTATGCAAGGTAACACGTTTGAGAACTATTTTAATTTCTGGGAAACATCAATGGCAGCCGATGCCGAACTTGAAAACAGTAGTAAGTTATGA